In Bubalus bubalis isolate 160015118507 breed Murrah chromosome 3, NDDB_SH_1, whole genome shotgun sequence, a genomic segment contains:
- the RPS6 gene encoding 40S ribosomal protein S6, whose amino-acid sequence MKLNISFPATGCQKLIEVDDERKLRTFYEKRMATEVAADALGEEWKGYVVRISGGNDKQGFPMKQGVLTHGRVRLLLSKGHSCYRPRRTGERKRKSVRGCIVDANLSVLNLVIVKKGEKDIPGLTDTTVPRRLGPKRASRIRKLFNLSKEDDVRQYVVRKPLNKDGKKPRTKAPKIQRLVTPRVLQHKRRRIALKKQRTKKNKEEAAEYAKLLAKRMKEAKEKRQEQIAKRRRLSSLRASTSKSESSQK is encoded by the exons ATGAAG CTGAACATCTCTTTCCCGGCCACTGGCTGCCAGAAGCTCATTGAAGTGGACGATGAACGAAAACTTCGTACCTTCTACGAGAAGCGTATGGCCACAGAAGTTGCTGCTGACGCTCTGGGTGAAGAATGGAAG GGTTATGTGGTCCGAATCAGTGGCGGGAACGATAAGCAGGGTTTCCCCATGAAGCAGGGTGTCTTGACCCATGGCAGAGTTCGCCTGCTACTGAGTAAGGGGCATTCCTGTTACAGACCAAGGAGGACTGGAGAGAGAAAGCGCAAATCTGTACGGGGTTGCATTGTGGATGCCAATCTGAGTGTTCTCAATTTGGTCATCGTGAAAAAAG ggGAAAAGGATATTCCTGGACTCACTGATACTACAGTGCCTCGTCGCCTGGGTCCCAAAAGAGCCAGCAGAATCCGCAAACTTTTCAATCTCTCTAAAGAAGATGATGTCCGCCAATATGTTGTGCGAAAGCCCCTAAACAAAGACG GTAAGAAACCTAGGACTAAAGCACCCAAGATTCAGCGTCTCGTGACTCCACGAGTTCTGCAGCACAAACGCCGGCGTATTGCTCTGAAGAAACAGCgtactaagaaaaataaagaagaggctGCAGAATATGCTAAACTTTTGGCCAAGAGAATGAAG gaGGCCAAAGAAAAACGGCAGGAACAGATTGCTAAGAGACGGAGGCTGTCGTCTCTGAGAGCTTCTACTTCTAAGTCTGAGTCCAGTCAAAAATGA